A window of Natronolimnobius sp. AArcel1 contains these coding sequences:
- a CDS encoding hydantoinase B/oxoprolinase family protein, translating into MTERSSIDPVTLEVLRNQLESVAEEMGQTLIRGAYSPNIKERRDCSTALFDAEGRMIAQAEHIPVHLGAMPAAVDAVLKCDPEPGDVFVLNDPFAGGTHLPDVTMVSPLSVGTDGEEGDASEIVGYAVSRAHHADVGGMTPGSMPAGAQEIYQEGLRLPPTRLVAGGETREDVRSLILANVRNPRERRADLRAQRAANERASERLESLISEHSRETVLEGFSAVIDYSRERIESELEALPDGTYRATDVLEGDGVTDEDIEICAAVTVNGATLEVDFTGTADQLAGNCNAPLAVATSAVYFVVRCLTDPEIPPNEGCYEPVDVHAPEGTLLNPEPPAAVVGGNVETSQRVTDVVFAALAQAAPDRVPAQGQGTMNNLTIGGRDGSFTYYETIGGGFGARPDKDGMDGVQVGMTNTLNTPVESLEAEYPLRVERYALREGSGGRGRFRGGMGIERSVTLESDATVSLLTERRRHAPKGVAGGEDGAVGENLIDGESMPAKTTVDVEAGTTVTVRTPGGGGHGEPETDEE; encoded by the coding sequence ATGACCGAACGCTCATCAATCGATCCGGTGACGCTCGAGGTCTTGCGAAACCAACTCGAGAGCGTCGCCGAGGAGATGGGCCAAACGCTCATCCGGGGTGCGTACTCGCCGAACATCAAGGAACGCCGGGACTGCTCGACGGCGCTGTTCGACGCCGAGGGCCGGATGATCGCCCAGGCCGAGCACATTCCGGTGCATCTGGGGGCGATGCCCGCGGCCGTCGACGCGGTCCTCAAGTGCGACCCCGAACCGGGCGACGTGTTCGTGCTCAACGACCCGTTCGCGGGTGGGACGCACCTGCCGGACGTGACGATGGTCTCGCCGCTGAGCGTCGGTACGGACGGCGAAGAAGGCGACGCGAGCGAAATCGTCGGCTACGCCGTCTCCCGCGCCCACCACGCAGACGTTGGCGGGATGACCCCCGGAAGCATGCCCGCCGGCGCACAAGAGATCTACCAGGAGGGACTCCGATTGCCCCCAACGCGACTCGTCGCGGGTGGTGAGACACGCGAGGACGTACGCTCGCTGATCCTCGCGAACGTCCGCAATCCACGCGAGCGACGGGCCGACCTCAGAGCCCAGCGAGCCGCAAACGAACGCGCCAGCGAGCGCCTCGAGAGCCTCATTTCCGAACACAGCCGCGAGACAGTTCTCGAGGGTTTTTCCGCCGTCATCGACTACTCGCGCGAGCGAATCGAATCGGAACTCGAGGCACTGCCAGATGGCACCTATCGGGCGACCGACGTGCTCGAGGGCGACGGCGTCACCGACGAAGACATCGAAATATGCGCAGCGGTGACGGTCAACGGCGCGACACTCGAGGTCGATTTCACGGGCACGGCCGACCAGCTCGCGGGTAACTGTAACGCGCCACTCGCGGTCGCAACAAGCGCGGTCTACTTCGTCGTGCGCTGTCTCACAGATCCCGAAATCCCGCCGAACGAGGGGTGTTACGAGCCCGTTGACGTGCACGCACCCGAGGGAACTCTATTAAATCCTGAGCCGCCAGCCGCCGTGGTCGGCGGCAACGTCGAAACCAGCCAGCGCGTGACGGACGTGGTCTTTGCCGCACTCGCACAGGCCGCACCCGACCGCGTGCCAGCGCAGGGCCAGGGAACCATGAACAACCTCACTATCGGCGGCCGTGACGGCTCGTTTACCTACTACGAGACCATCGGCGGCGGCTTCGGCGCACGCCCCGACAAAGACGGCATGGATGGCGTGCAGGTCGGCATGACCAACACCCTGAACACGCCCGTCGAATCCCTCGAGGCCGAGTACCCACTTCGGGTCGAGCGCTACGCGCTGCGCGAGGGAAGTGGCGGCCGCGGCCGATTCCGTGGCGGGATGGGCATCGAGCGCAGCGTCACCCTCGAGTCAGATGCGACGGTTTCGTTGTTGACCGAGCGCCGCCGTCACGCACCGAAAGGCGTCGCGGGCGGCGAAGACGGCGCAGTCGGCGAGAATCTAATCGACGGCGAGTCCATGCCCGCGAAGACGACCGTCGACGTGGAGGCGGGGACCACAGTGACTGTGCGGACGCCCGGCGGCGGCGGACACGGAGAGCCTGAAACGGACGAGGAGTGA
- a CDS encoding type II toxin-antitoxin system PemK/MazF family toxin: MKYERGDVVEAGDPFNEEKTSRPFVILNTDAHPFDGEQYVAVTFTTQTWYDETIPVTNDDFLEGGLPKQSFLVPWGVVSLPHSDIREWFGRIDSGPLDETVDQLVTYLRA; this comes from the coding sequence ATGAAGTACGAACGCGGTGATGTAGTCGAGGCAGGCGATCCGTTTAATGAGGAGAAAACGAGCCGTCCCTTCGTCATACTCAACACTGATGCGCATCCATTCGATGGTGAACAGTACGTTGCAGTAACGTTCACAACCCAAACATGGTACGACGAAACGATTCCGGTTACCAACGACGACTTTCTCGAGGGTGGGCTCCCGAAGCAGAGCTTTCTCGTCCCGTGGGGAGTCGTCTCACTACCGCACAGCGATATTCGAGAGTGGTTTGGCCGCATCGACTCTGGACCGCTGGATGAAACGGTCGATCAACTCGTCACGTACCTACGGGCGTAA
- a CDS encoding helix-turn-helix domain-containing protein has translation MPIDIETFERESEFDSGTTNAEQILSFLLSNDDKAFRRREIADTTDIDPNAVSAVLSRLKERDLVRHKPPYWAAGDQERIRSAVDFSRSLETLNDTLGSEDMDAWRAASADRSHPAEREDETE, from the coding sequence ATGCCGATCGATATCGAGACGTTCGAACGAGAGTCTGAATTCGATTCTGGAACGACGAACGCAGAGCAAATACTCTCGTTTCTCCTGTCTAACGATGATAAAGCGTTTCGTCGGCGAGAGATAGCCGACACAACGGATATCGACCCAAATGCTGTCAGTGCAGTACTCAGTCGACTGAAAGAGCGCGACCTCGTCCGGCACAAGCCACCGTACTGGGCCGCCGGTGATCAAGAACGGATTCGGTCGGCCGTCGATTTCAGCCGCAGCCTCGAGACACTGAACGATACCCTCGGTTCCGAGGACATGGATGCATGGCGCGCCGCCAGTGCTGATAGATCGCATCCGGCCGAGCGTGAGGACGAGACGGAATGA
- a CDS encoding coenzyme F420-0:L-glutamate ligase, whose product MELTPVTDLPEIRPGDDLAALIADRAGDDLESGDVLTVASTIVSKAEGRVADLEEYPVSARAQEIADTIGDLTDEEKDPRFAQAVLEESTELLIDCPFLLTETRFGHICVNAGIDQSNVPGHDLLLLPKRPAKSAERIREGLAEHGHDDIAVIVTDTCGRPFRHGQRGVALGWAGMPASRDWRGEVDRDGDELEVTVQSVVDELSSAANLVTGEGADGVPAVVVSDWEFGDLEGSDELFRSVEDDLVRQALREWDWKGGA is encoded by the coding sequence ATGGAACTTACGCCAGTGACGGACCTGCCCGAGATCCGTCCCGGCGACGACCTCGCCGCACTGATCGCGGACCGGGCCGGCGACGACCTCGAGTCAGGCGACGTACTCACCGTCGCGAGCACAATCGTCTCGAAAGCCGAGGGGCGCGTGGCAGACCTCGAGGAGTACCCAGTCAGCGCGCGGGCACAGGAAATCGCGGATACAATTGGCGACCTCACGGACGAGGAGAAAGACCCGCGATTCGCCCAGGCGGTGCTCGAGGAGAGCACCGAACTCCTGATCGACTGTCCGTTCTTGCTCACCGAAACCCGGTTTGGCCATATCTGCGTCAACGCGGGGATCGACCAGTCGAACGTGCCGGGACACGACCTGTTGCTCCTGCCGAAGCGACCGGCGAAAAGCGCCGAGCGCATTCGCGAAGGACTCGCGGAACACGGCCACGACGATATCGCCGTAATCGTCACGGACACCTGCGGCCGCCCGTTCCGCCACGGCCAGCGTGGGGTTGCACTCGGCTGGGCAGGCATGCCCGCGAGCCGTGACTGGCGCGGCGAGGTGGACCGTGACGGCGACGAACTCGAGGTCACGGTTCAATCCGTGGTCGACGAACTCTCCTCGGCGGCGAATCTGGTAACTGGTGAGGGCGCAGACGGCGTACCCGCCGTCGTCGTCAGCGACTGGGAGTTCGGCGATCTCGAGGGCAGCGACGAACTGTTCCGCTCGGTTGAGGACGACCTCGTTCGGCAAGCGCTTCGTGAGTGGGACTGGAAGGGTGGTGCCTAA
- a CDS encoding 5,10-methylenetetrahydromethanopterin reductase: protein MAGKNTQTDGDAPTWGIELTPEHPLEEIAELAALAETEGFDLALSSSHYFNRDPFVALSQMASATDDIRLGPGVVNPYETHPVRLAAQAATIDEVSDGRGVFGIGAGDRSALSNLGVEHDRPLRRVLETFDVARDLWAGETVSHDGTFTAKDASLNLEACELPVYVGAQGPHMLRMSAKHADGVLINAAHPRDLEWAAGQIEQGLEERPEEHGAFESLAFASVSVAAAEDEAREAARPPVAFIAGAAAEPVLERHEIDREAAEAVSDALERGELGEAFGCVTPEMIDAFCIAGTTETVAEQFEAALEFVDGIVVGSPIGPDLEDGIKRASEALERANER, encoded by the coding sequence ATGGCGGGCAAGAACACACAGACCGACGGCGACGCACCGACCTGGGGCATCGAACTCACACCCGAGCATCCACTCGAGGAGATTGCCGAACTGGCCGCGCTCGCCGAAACGGAAGGGTTCGATCTGGCGCTCTCGAGCAGCCACTACTTCAATCGCGATCCGTTCGTTGCGCTCTCGCAGATGGCAAGTGCAACCGACGACATTCGGCTGGGTCCGGGTGTGGTCAACCCCTACGAGACCCATCCCGTACGACTCGCTGCACAGGCGGCGACGATTGACGAGGTCAGCGACGGGCGCGGCGTCTTCGGCATCGGCGCTGGCGACCGCTCCGCGCTATCGAATCTCGGCGTCGAGCACGACCGGCCACTCCGGCGCGTCCTCGAGACGTTCGATGTTGCACGGGACCTCTGGGCGGGCGAGACAGTCAGTCACGACGGTACTTTCACCGCAAAAGACGCCTCGTTGAATCTCGAGGCGTGCGAACTGCCGGTCTACGTCGGCGCGCAGGGACCACACATGCTGCGGATGAGTGCGAAACACGCCGACGGCGTCCTGATCAACGCGGCGCATCCGCGCGATCTCGAGTGGGCGGCGGGTCAGATTGAGCAGGGACTCGAGGAGCGACCCGAAGAACACGGTGCGTTCGAATCACTCGCATTCGCGTCGGTCAGCGTTGCCGCCGCCGAAGACGAGGCACGCGAGGCAGCTCGCCCGCCCGTCGCCTTTATCGCGGGTGCAGCGGCCGAACCAGTACTCGAGCGCCACGAAATCGACCGCGAAGCCGCCGAGGCAGTGAGCGACGCCTTGGAACGGGGCGAACTCGGCGAGGCGTTCGGCTGCGTCACACCCGAGATGATCGACGCGTTCTGTATCGCGGGGACCACGGAGACGGTGGCCGAGCAGTTCGAAGCCGCCCTCGAGTTCGTCGACGGCATCGTCGTCGGCTCGCCGATTGGGCCGGACCTCGAGGACGGGATCAAACGCGCGAGCGAGGCGCTCGAGCGTGCAAACGAGCGATGA
- a CDS encoding mannonate dehydratase: MVTPSLILPRQPDERWQQAKQLGVDSVVVHTLEIGDNQSQWTYDELRAMQNWFVDAGLTIDVIEGSVPIPDRVRLGEEGRDADIEVFKQFLRDCGDVGIPVVCYDWMAGTRWARTEAHLESRGGSYVTGFDNDKLGSPDHREAADVTADQLWEALEYFLEEVTPVAEEAGVKLGLHPDDPPRESLGDMPRIINSPEAYQRVVDSYDSEHNGITFCQGNFAAMGVDIPETIERFGEKINFIHFRDVEGDRDRFVETWHDDGPTDMFAAMHAYETHVDDDVPMRPDHVPTMAGEDNSNPGYHMLGRLFAIGYMRGLREGSQALEN, from the coding sequence ATGGTCACACCATCCCTTATTCTGCCGCGCCAGCCAGACGAGCGCTGGCAGCAGGCCAAACAACTCGGCGTCGACAGCGTCGTCGTCCACACTCTCGAAATCGGCGACAACCAGAGTCAGTGGACATACGACGAACTTCGAGCGATGCAAAACTGGTTCGTCGACGCCGGCCTCACCATCGACGTCATCGAAGGCAGCGTCCCGATCCCGGATCGCGTCCGCCTCGGCGAGGAGGGCCGCGATGCAGACATCGAGGTGTTCAAACAGTTCCTGCGGGACTGTGGCGACGTCGGCATCCCAGTCGTTTGCTACGACTGGATGGCCGGCACCCGCTGGGCGCGCACCGAAGCCCACCTCGAGTCCCGCGGCGGCTCCTACGTCACCGGCTTCGACAACGACAAACTCGGCTCACCCGACCACCGCGAGGCCGCCGACGTCACCGCCGACCAGCTCTGGGAGGCCCTCGAGTACTTCCTCGAGGAGGTCACGCCAGTCGCCGAAGAAGCCGGCGTCAAACTCGGGCTCCATCCTGATGACCCGCCCCGCGAATCGCTTGGCGACATGCCACGCATCATCAACAGCCCTGAGGCCTACCAGCGCGTGGTCGATAGCTACGACAGCGAGCACAACGGGATCACGTTCTGTCAGGGCAACTTCGCTGCGATGGGCGTCGACATCCCTGAGACGATCGAACGCTTCGGCGAGAAGATCAACTTCATCCACTTCCGCGACGTGGAGGGTGACCGCGACCGCTTTGTTGAAACCTGGCACGATGACGGCCCGACGGACATGTTCGCCGCCATGCACGCCTACGAGACCCACGTCGATGACGACGTGCCGATGCGTCCCGACCACGTCCCGACGATGGCCGGCGAGGACAACTCGAACCCTGGCTACCACATGCTCGGTCGGCTGTTCGCCATCGGCTACATGCGCGGCCTTCGCGAAGGCAGTCAGGCCCTCGAGAACTAA
- a CDS encoding ATP-binding protein, producing MDFREPETLIPAAVETLPINFAILDSDGTILYTNDAWQAFGEANDIDIRPDTIGTNYLEITRQAETETAQTAAAGLAEILSGERELFELEYPCHSPETQRWFLMRAAQFTEDGQRFVAVAHFDITDRYQYQRQLEASNERLQQFAYVASHDLQEPLRMVTSYLQLLEQRYADELDEDAEEFIEFAVDGARRMEAMIEGLLAYSRVETQGASFDSVALEAVLDDVLTDLEIQIEETDVEITAESLPTVNGDPSQLRQLFQNLLDNAITYSGEQTPQVSISAHREGDEWVISISDEGIGIDPDETDRVFEVFQRLHSHEEYNGTGIGLALCKRIVERHGGEIWVSSALGDGSTFSFTLPAADA from the coding sequence ATGGACTTTCGGGAGCCGGAAACGCTCATTCCAGCGGCCGTCGAAACACTCCCGATCAATTTTGCCATCCTCGATAGCGATGGGACGATCCTGTACACGAACGACGCCTGGCAAGCGTTCGGCGAGGCTAACGACATCGACATTCGGCCCGATACAATCGGGACTAACTATCTCGAGATCACCAGACAGGCGGAGACAGAGACGGCACAAACGGCAGCCGCCGGGTTAGCCGAGATTCTATCGGGCGAGCGAGAACTCTTCGAACTCGAGTATCCGTGTCACTCGCCCGAAACGCAGCGGTGGTTTCTCATGCGGGCAGCGCAGTTCACCGAGGATGGGCAGCGATTCGTCGCTGTCGCACACTTCGATATCACTGATCGCTACCAGTACCAGCGGCAGTTAGAAGCGTCCAACGAGCGCCTCCAGCAGTTCGCCTACGTCGCCTCCCACGACTTACAGGAGCCACTCCGGATGGTCACGAGTTACCTGCAACTGCTCGAGCAGCGGTACGCCGACGAACTCGACGAGGATGCCGAGGAATTCATTGAGTTCGCCGTCGACGGTGCCCGACGGATGGAAGCTATGATCGAGGGACTGCTTGCCTACTCCAGAGTTGAAACGCAGGGGGCATCCTTCGATTCGGTTGCGCTCGAGGCCGTGTTGGACGATGTACTGACCGATCTCGAGATTCAGATCGAAGAAACCGATGTTGAAATCACTGCCGAGTCGTTGCCGACCGTCAACGGAGACCCCAGCCAACTTCGTCAACTCTTCCAGAACCTGTTAGATAACGCCATCACGTACAGTGGTGAGCAGACGCCACAGGTGTCGATTAGCGCCCACCGTGAAGGAGACGAGTGGGTCATTTCGATCAGTGACGAGGGAATTGGTATTGATCCGGACGAGACGGACCGGGTGTTTGAGGTGTTCCAGCGACTCCACAGCCACGAGGAGTACAACGGGACAGGAATCGGCCTCGCACTCTGTAAACGGATCGTCGAACGACACGGGGGCGAGATCTGGGTTTCCTCTGCCCTCGGCGACGGCTCGACGTTCTCGTTTACGCTGCCAGCGGCGGACGCGTGA
- a CDS encoding D-lyxose/D-mannose family sugar isomerase: MTADPTRETVKQRALDLIADAGIVLTEDEQSDLEVVDFGFNDLETIGTQIHTYVNTDRYCAKELVQLPGQTCPEHRHPPFDGTPGKQETFRCRAGTVSLFVEGEPTDEPTVEPPSREEHYTAAKEIVLEAGDQYTIPPDTNHWFKGHDEGAVISEFSSTSVDEKDVFTDPKVDRLSGIDY; encoded by the coding sequence ATGACCGCCGATCCCACACGAGAAACCGTCAAACAGCGCGCACTCGACCTCATCGCAGATGCCGGCATCGTCCTGACCGAAGACGAACAGTCCGACCTCGAGGTCGTCGATTTCGGCTTCAATGACCTCGAGACCATCGGCACACAGATCCACACCTACGTCAACACGGATCGCTACTGTGCGAAAGAACTCGTCCAGTTGCCTGGCCAGACCTGTCCCGAGCACCGTCATCCGCCGTTTGACGGCACGCCCGGAAAACAGGAGACGTTCCGCTGTCGTGCGGGCACCGTCTCGCTGTTCGTCGAGGGCGAACCGACCGACGAGCCGACCGTCGAACCGCCGTCGCGCGAGGAGCACTATACTGCTGCAAAGGAAATCGTCCTCGAGGCCGGCGATCAGTATACGATTCCGCCGGATACGAACCACTGGTTCAAAGGCCACGATGAAGGAGCCGTCATTTCGGAGTTTTCTTCGACAAGCGTCGACGAAAAGGATGTCTTTACCGATCCGAAAGTCGACCGCCTCTCTGGGATTGACTACTGA
- a CDS encoding cold-shock protein: protein MAKGTVAFFNDTGGYGFIESEDSDDDVFFHMEDVGGPDLEEGQEVEFDIEQADKGPRATNVERL, encoded by the coding sequence ATGGCGAAAGGTACGGTCGCATTCTTCAACGACACTGGCGGTTACGGTTTCATCGAAAGCGAGGATTCGGACGACGACGTCTTCTTCCACATGGAAGACGTCGGCGGACCCGATCTCGAGGAAGGCCAAGAAGTCGAGTTCGACATCGAGCAGGCCGATAAAGGCCCACGCGCGACGAACGTCGAACGACTGTAA